A section of the Streptomyces sp. SLBN-118 genome encodes:
- a CDS encoding DUF3043 domain-containing protein: MFGSRSREEKSPTDKVKLDLSKQPRDPEAPKGRPTPKRSEAQTQRRRASSAPADRKEAAKRQREARRADLARQREALASGDERYLPARDKGPVRRFVRDFVDSRFCVAEFFLPLAVVILVLSMVRIGSLQNIALLLWLGVIVLIVVDSIGLAFRMKRQLGERFPDEPKRGAVAYGLMRTLQMRRLRLPKPQVKRGERP; the protein is encoded by the coding sequence GTGTTTGGTAGCCGTTCCAGAGAAGAGAAGTCCCCCACCGACAAGGTGAAGCTGGACCTCTCCAAGCAGCCCCGCGACCCCGAGGCCCCGAAGGGCCGCCCCACGCCCAAGCGCAGTGAGGCCCAGACCCAGCGCCGCCGTGCCTCCAGCGCCCCGGCCGACCGCAAGGAGGCCGCGAAGCGCCAGCGCGAGGCCCGCCGCGCGGACCTTGCCAGGCAGCGCGAGGCACTCGCCAGCGGCGACGAACGGTATCTGCCGGCCCGTGACAAGGGACCGGTCCGCCGGTTCGTGCGGGACTTCGTGGACTCCCGCTTCTGCGTCGCCGAGTTCTTCCTGCCGCTCGCGGTGGTGATCCTGGTCCTGAGCATGGTCCGGATCGGCTCGCTGCAGAACATCGCACTGCTGCTGTGGCTCGGCGTGATCGTGCTGATCGTCGTCGACTCCATCGGCCTGGCGTTCCGTATGAAGAGGCAGCTGGGCGAGCGCTTCCCGGACGAGCCCAAGCGCGGCGCGGTCGCCTACGGCCTGATGCGTACACTCCAGATGCGCCGACTGCGCCTGCCGAAGCCGCAGGTCAAGCGGGGAGAGCGGCCCTGA
- a CDS encoding PspA-associated protein PspAA — protein MIVRIMGEGQLEVAERHLTGLNKLDDELLTEMESGDGPGFRRTLHALLEKVRELGEPLPDDSLEPSELILPAPDATLEDVRELLGDDGLIPG, from the coding sequence ATGATCGTACGGATCATGGGGGAGGGTCAGCTGGAGGTGGCGGAGCGCCACCTCACCGGACTGAACAAGCTCGACGACGAGCTGCTGACCGAGATGGAGAGCGGCGACGGCCCCGGCTTCCGCCGCACTCTGCACGCGCTCCTGGAGAAGGTCCGGGAGCTCGGCGAGCCGCTGCCGGACGACTCCCTGGAGCCGTCCGAGCTGATCCTTCCCGCTCCGGACGCGACGCTCGAGGATGTACGGGAGCTGCTCGGCGACGACGGCCTCATCCCGGGCTGA
- a CDS encoding sensor histidine kinase: protein MTSLATGFARTQQWLRAHPLALDGALAVVVLICMVAGSFADPNGRHGPDFGSRTPELRSVVLMVLVAGALVFRRRNQMAVLAFTGFVSVFELVVGEPPAPVAMSAVIALYTVASRTDRLTTWRVGLLTMTVLTGAAMLFGSPPWYTQENLGIFAWTGMAAAAGDAVRSRRDFVDAIRERAERAERTREEEARRRVAEERLRIARDLHDVVAHHIALVNVQAGVAAHVMDKRPDQAKEALAHVRDASRSALNELRATVGLLRQSGDPEAPTEPAPGLEVLGDLVTTFRHAGLPVEVARADDGVRLPAAVDLAAYRIIQEALTNVQKHAGAEAKAEVSVIRVGPTLEVTVLDNGAEPDGQTDGGGHGLLGMRERVTALGGALTAGPRYGGGFRVQAILPLKTRTGEDR from the coding sequence GTGACCTCACTCGCCACCGGGTTCGCCCGCACCCAGCAATGGCTCCGCGCGCACCCGCTGGCGCTGGACGGGGCACTGGCCGTGGTCGTCCTGATCTGCATGGTCGCCGGGTCCTTCGCCGATCCGAACGGGCGGCACGGCCCGGACTTCGGCAGCCGCACCCCCGAGCTGCGCAGTGTGGTGCTCATGGTCCTGGTGGCGGGGGCGCTCGTCTTCCGCCGCCGCAACCAGATGGCCGTCCTCGCCTTCACCGGATTCGTCTCCGTCTTCGAGCTGGTCGTGGGTGAGCCGCCGGCGCCGGTCGCGATGAGCGCGGTGATCGCTCTTTATACGGTCGCCTCGCGCACCGACCGGCTCACGACCTGGCGGGTCGGCCTGCTGACCATGACCGTGCTGACCGGCGCGGCGATGCTCTTCGGCTCGCCCCCCTGGTACACGCAGGAGAACCTCGGCATCTTCGCCTGGACCGGGATGGCGGCGGCCGCCGGCGATGCGGTGCGCAGCCGGCGCGACTTCGTCGACGCGATCAGGGAACGGGCCGAGCGCGCGGAGCGCACCCGCGAAGAGGAGGCCCGGCGGCGGGTCGCCGAGGAGCGGCTGCGGATCGCCCGCGATCTGCACGACGTGGTCGCGCACCACATCGCCCTGGTCAATGTGCAGGCCGGTGTCGCGGCGCATGTCATGGACAAACGCCCCGACCAGGCCAAGGAAGCCCTCGCCCATGTGCGGGATGCCAGCCGCTCGGCGCTCAATGAACTGCGTGCCACGGTCGGGCTGCTGCGGCAGTCCGGCGACCCGGAGGCCCCCACCGAACCGGCCCCCGGCCTGGAGGTCCTGGGTGACCTGGTCACCACCTTCCGGCACGCCGGACTGCCGGTCGAGGTGGCCCGCGCCGACGACGGCGTCCGGCTCCCGGCCGCCGTCGACCTCGCGGCGTACCGGATCATCCAGGAGGCGCTGACCAATGTGCAGAAGCACGCGGGCGCGGAGGCCAAGGCCGAGGTCAGCGTGATCCGGGTCGGCCCGACGCTGGAGGTCACGGTCCTCGACAACGGCGCCGAGCCGGACGGGCAGACGGACGGCGGCGGCCACGGGCTGCTCGGGATGCGCGAGCGGGTCACGGCACTGGGCGGGGCGCTGACCGCGGGCCCCCGTTACGGCGGCGGCTTCCGGGTGCAGGCGATACTTCCCCTCAAGACCCGTACGGGGGAGGACAGATGA
- the cobT gene encoding nicotinate-nucleotide--dimethylbenzimidazole phosphoribosyltransferase: MSRLNLDDFSDLIERPDGGIRRDAEERRERLIVPPGCLGRLDELGEWLAAAQASVPVRPIVQPRVVLFAGDHGVAQLGVSGRESGSAHQLVRATLEGASPVAVLARRAGVPLRIVDAGLDCDPELLPEEVVRHRVRRGSGRIDVENALTIEETEEAVHLGMAIADEEADSGTDLVVLGDLSVGGTTPASTLVAALCGTDASVVTGRGGTGIDDLAWMRKCAAVRDALRRARPVLGDQLELLAAVGGADLAATTGFLLQSAVRRMPVILDGVVSAACALVGQRAAFRAPDWWLAGQVSGEPAQSKALDRMALNPLLDQGVTVGEGTGALLALPLVQAAAALAAELPERTEPVESDTD; encoded by the coding sequence ATGAGCAGGCTGAATCTCGACGACTTCTCCGATCTGATCGAGCGTCCCGACGGCGGCATCCGGCGTGACGCCGAGGAACGCCGGGAGCGGCTGATCGTGCCGCCCGGTTGTCTCGGGCGGCTGGACGAGCTGGGCGAGTGGCTCGCCGCCGCGCAGGCCTCGGTGCCGGTCAGGCCCATTGTTCAGCCGCGCGTGGTGCTGTTCGCCGGTGACCACGGGGTGGCCCAACTGGGCGTCTCCGGACGGGAGTCCGGCTCCGCGCACCAGCTCGTGCGCGCCACGCTGGAGGGCGCGAGCCCGGTCGCCGTGCTGGCCCGCCGCGCCGGTGTGCCGCTGCGGATCGTCGACGCCGGTCTGGACTGCGACCCGGAACTGCTGCCCGAGGAGGTCGTACGCCACCGAGTGCGGCGCGGCAGCGGACGGATCGACGTCGAGAACGCGCTGACGATCGAGGAGACCGAGGAGGCGGTACACCTGGGCATGGCGATCGCCGACGAGGAGGCCGACTCCGGCACGGATCTCGTTGTACTCGGCGATCTGAGCGTCGGCGGCACCACGCCCGCTTCCACGCTGGTCGCCGCGTTGTGCGGCACCGACGCCTCGGTGGTGACCGGGCGCGGCGGCACGGGCATCGACGACCTGGCGTGGATGCGCAAGTGCGCGGCGGTCCGCGACGCCCTGCGGCGCGCCCGTCCGGTGCTGGGTGATCAGCTGGAGCTGCTGGCGGCCGTGGGCGGCGCGGATCTGGCGGCGACGACCGGCTTCCTGCTGCAGAGCGCGGTGCGCCGGATGCCGGTGATCCTCGACGGAGTCGTGTCGGCGGCGTGCGCGCTGGTGGGACAGCGTGCCGCGTTCCGTGCGCCGGACTGGTGGCTCGCGGGCCAGGTGAGCGGCGAACCGGCGCAGTCGAAGGCGCTCGACCGGATGGCGCTCAACCCGCTGCTCGACCAGGGCGTCACTGTGGGGGAAGGAACCGGGGCACTGCTCGCGCTCCCCCTCGTACAGGCGGCTGCCGCACTCGCGGCCGAACTGCCGGAGCGTACGGAGCCGGTGGAGAGCGATACGGACTGA
- a CDS encoding PspA/IM30 family protein yields MSGVMKRMGMIFRAKANKALDRAEDPRETLDYSYQKQLELLQKVRRGVADVATSRKRLELQLNQLQGQSTKLEDQGRKALALGREDLAREALSRRASLQQQVTDLEAQHQTLQGEEEKLTLAAQRLQAKVDAFRTKKETIKATYTAAQAQTRIGEAFSGISEEMGDVGLAIQRAEDKTAQLQARAGAIDELLASGALDDQSGMAKDDIAAELDRISGGTDVELELQRMKAELAGGSSSSQQAIEGGNGTQDAASQQSSPKFDKQ; encoded by the coding sequence ATGAGCGGTGTCATGAAGCGTATGGGGATGATCTTCCGCGCGAAGGCAAACAAGGCCCTTGACCGGGCCGAGGATCCGCGCGAGACCCTCGATTACTCGTACCAGAAGCAGCTGGAACTGCTGCAGAAGGTGCGCCGCGGAGTCGCCGATGTGGCGACCTCCCGCAAGCGGCTGGAATTGCAGCTGAACCAGCTGCAGGGACAGTCCACCAAGCTGGAGGACCAGGGCCGCAAGGCGCTGGCACTCGGCCGTGAGGACCTGGCGCGCGAGGCACTGTCCCGCCGCGCCTCGCTCCAGCAGCAGGTCACCGACCTGGAGGCCCAGCACCAGACGCTGCAGGGCGAGGAGGAGAAGCTCACCCTCGCGGCTCAGCGGCTGCAGGCCAAGGTCGACGCCTTCCGTACGAAGAAGGAGACCATCAAGGCCACCTACACCGCGGCCCAGGCACAGACCCGGATCGGCGAGGCATTCTCCGGCATCTCCGAGGAGATGGGTGACGTCGGCCTGGCCATCCAGCGGGCCGAGGACAAGACCGCTCAGCTGCAGGCCAGGGCGGGCGCGATCGACGAGCTGCTCGCCTCCGGCGCCCTGGACGACCAGTCCGGGATGGCGAAGGACGACATCGCCGCCGAGCTGGACCGCATCTCCGGTGGTACTGATGTGGAGCTGGAGCTGCAGCGGATGAAGGCCGAGCTCGCGGGCGGCAGCAGCTCCTCGCAGCAGGCCATCGAAGGCGGCAATGGCACACAGGACGCCGCTTCGCAGCAGAGCAGCCCGAAGTTCGACAAGCAGTAG
- a CDS encoding response regulator transcription factor produces the protein MTIRVLLADDQTLLRSAFRVLVDSESDMEVVAEAADGAEAVALARSAKADVVLMDIRMPGTDGLAATRMISADPELAHVRVVMLTTFEVDEYVVQSLRAGASGFLGKGAEPDELLNAIRIAAAGEALLSPVATKGLIAKFLAQGGTSDDGEETQAYSERLAALTGREREVLVLVGGGHSNDEIAERLEVSPLTVKTHVNRAMAKLGARDRAQLVVVAYESGLVRPRVE, from the coding sequence ATGACGATCAGGGTGCTGCTCGCCGACGACCAGACACTGCTGCGCAGCGCGTTCCGGGTCCTGGTGGACTCCGAATCCGACATGGAGGTCGTCGCCGAGGCGGCGGACGGCGCCGAGGCGGTCGCCCTGGCCCGTTCCGCCAAGGCCGATGTGGTCCTGATGGACATCCGGATGCCCGGCACGGACGGGCTCGCCGCGACCCGCATGATCAGCGCGGACCCGGAGCTGGCCCATGTACGGGTCGTCATGCTCACGACCTTCGAGGTCGACGAGTACGTCGTGCAGTCGCTGCGGGCCGGGGCCTCGGGCTTCCTCGGCAAGGGCGCGGAACCCGACGAGCTGCTCAACGCCATCCGGATCGCCGCCGCGGGCGAGGCGCTGCTCTCTCCGGTCGCCACCAAGGGCCTGATCGCCAAGTTCCTCGCGCAGGGCGGCACTTCGGACGACGGTGAGGAGACCCAGGCGTACTCCGAGCGCCTTGCCGCGCTCACCGGCCGCGAGCGCGAGGTCCTCGTCCTGGTTGGCGGCGGCCACTCCAACGACGAGATCGCCGAGCGTCTGGAGGTCAGCCCGCTGACGGTCAAGACCCATGTGAACCGGGCGATGGCGAAACTGGGCGCACGCGACCGCGCCCAGTTGGTGGTTGTGGCGTATGAATCCGGCCTGGTGCGTCCAAGGGTGGAGTGA
- a CDS encoding class I SAM-dependent methyltransferase: MAARYPVGQRLRILDVGMGQGTQALRLARAGHAVTGLESDATMIKAARESLAGEPAGIRERVRLIEGDGRDTGVHFLPGSFDVVLCHGVLMYVQERDAMLAGLARMLAAGGLLSLLVRNGDALAMRPGLTGDWPAALTAFDSDMYTNRLGLSVRADRLEALTATLAGIAAPLHAWYGVRVFTDNVPNDAELPAATELHRLLAAEDRAGRTEPYRRVAALLHLCGVRG, translated from the coding sequence ATGGCCGCGCGCTACCCCGTCGGGCAGCGGCTGCGGATCCTCGATGTCGGCATGGGCCAGGGCACCCAGGCTCTGCGCCTGGCGCGGGCCGGTCACGCCGTGACCGGCCTGGAGTCCGACGCCACGATGATCAAGGCGGCCCGCGAGTCGCTGGCAGGTGAGCCCGCCGGGATCCGCGAGCGGGTCCGGCTGATCGAGGGCGACGGCCGCGACACCGGGGTGCACTTTCTGCCCGGCAGCTTCGACGTGGTGCTCTGCCACGGAGTGCTGATGTACGTCCAGGAACGGGACGCGATGCTCGCGGGCCTGGCCAGGATGCTTGCGGCCGGTGGTCTTCTCTCCTTGCTCGTGCGCAACGGCGACGCTCTCGCCATGCGGCCCGGCCTCACCGGGGACTGGCCCGCGGCACTTACCGCCTTCGACTCGGACATGTACACCAACCGGCTCGGACTGTCGGTGCGCGCGGACCGTCTGGAGGCGCTGACGGCGACCCTGGCGGGGATCGCGGCGCCGCTGCACGCCTGGTACGGCGTACGGGTCTTCACCGACAACGTGCCGAACGACGCCGAGCTGCCCGCAGCGACGGAGCTGCATCGGCTGCTGGCCGCGGAGGACCGGGCGGGGCGCACGGAGCCCTACCGCCGGGTGGCGGCGCTCCTGCATCTGTGCGGAGTACGCGGCTGA
- a CDS encoding bifunctional adenosylcobinamide kinase/adenosylcobinamide-phosphate guanylyltransferase, which yields MELTLLGTGAPAGLPRPDCPCAVCATARGASARAATALLVDGALLLDLTPGAALAAARAGHSLVGVRQVLLTHPHAGPAIDLPAGLPTAGRVPDGRELTLISGHRVRAVPMDNPATGYEVTSPEGERLLYLPPGGSPAGLAEGLAAYEMVVGDVVGRPDAIARLRASGAIGPTTDVVAVHLDHDVPGGGPELARRLAAAGARAVPDGTTLIVGEYHAVPDLPRRTLVTGGARSGKSLEAERRLETFPEVLYVATGGSREGDDEWAARVFLHRERRPGSWRTAETCDLVPLLVEDGPPLLIDCLSLWLTDAMDKAGAWDDATWAAGGEDALRERVAELVAAVRATSRTVVAVTNEAGSGVVPATASGRRFRDELGRLNAAFADECEHVLLVVAGQAVVLRG from the coding sequence GTGGAACTCACTCTGCTCGGCACCGGCGCCCCGGCCGGACTCCCCCGGCCCGACTGTCCGTGCGCCGTCTGCGCCACCGCGCGCGGGGCGTCCGCGCGGGCTGCCACAGCGCTGCTCGTGGACGGGGCCCTGCTGCTCGATCTCACGCCCGGCGCCGCCCTGGCCGCCGCGCGGGCGGGGCATTCACTCGTCGGCGTCCGGCAGGTGCTGCTGACGCATCCGCACGCCGGGCCCGCGATCGATCTGCCCGCCGGACTGCCCACGGCCGGACGGGTGCCGGACGGGCGGGAGCTGACGCTGATCAGCGGCCACCGGGTGCGGGCCGTGCCGATGGACAACCCGGCCACGGGGTACGAGGTGACGTCGCCGGAGGGTGAGCGGCTGCTGTATCTGCCGCCGGGCGGCTCGCCCGCGGGTCTGGCGGAGGGCCTGGCCGCCTACGAGATGGTCGTCGGCGATGTCGTGGGGCGGCCCGACGCGATCGCCCGGCTGCGGGCGTCCGGGGCGATCGGCCCGACCACCGATGTCGTCGCCGTACACCTGGACCACGACGTTCCCGGCGGCGGGCCCGAGCTGGCCCGCCGGCTCGCGGCCGCGGGTGCGCGGGCGGTGCCCGACGGGACGACGCTGATCGTGGGCGAGTACCACGCCGTACCGGATCTCCCCCGCCGCACGCTGGTCACGGGTGGCGCCCGCTCGGGCAAGTCACTTGAGGCCGAACGCAGGCTGGAGACCTTCCCCGAGGTGCTGTACGTCGCGACCGGCGGCAGCCGGGAGGGGGACGACGAGTGGGCGGCCCGGGTCTTTCTGCACCGCGAGCGCCGTCCCGGCTCCTGGCGTACCGCCGAGACCTGCGACCTCGTACCCCTGCTCGTCGAGGACGGGCCGCCGCTGCTGATCGACTGTCTGTCCCTGTGGCTCACCGACGCGATGGACAAGGCGGGTGCCTGGGACGACGCGACATGGGCGGCGGGAGGCGAGGACGCGCTGCGCGAGCGGGTCGCCGAGCTGGTCGCGGCGGTACGGGCCACCTCGCGCACCGTCGTCGCTGTGACCAACGAGGCCGGTAGCGGCGTCGTACCCGCAACCGCGTCGGGCCGCCGCTTCCGCGACGAACTGGGCCGTCTCAACGCCGCTTTCGCCGACGAGTGCGAGCATGTCCTGCTGGTCGTCGCGGGCCAGGCCGTCGTGCTGCGCGGCTGA
- a CDS encoding ABC transporter ATP-binding protein — protein sequence MTTAESAEKPPVRLPARETWRALYAHFRPHRWVVALGASLALVGTVTALAQPLAAKSLVDKLGRDESITGVLLLLTGLVVLGTAIEAVGTYILERTAESVVLAARRSLIGRLLRLRLSEVERTQPGDLMSRVTSDTTLLRAVTTQSIVSAATGGLAFLATIVMMGLMDAVLLGVTLGVIVLIGGCVGLLMPKIAQATKRSQEAVGEISTVLERAFGAFRTVKASGAEERETEVVSKAAREAWRHGVRSAKWQSAAWSSVGLAVQVSFLAVLGIGGARVASGAISVSTLVAFLLFLFYLIDPVSKLVEAASQYQVGSAAIARIVEAERLETEALSPPQGAWGTGPAAVVFKDVAFRYRDDLPFVHQGVSFEVPGAGMTAFVGPSGAGKTTVFGLIERFYEADGGRITVDGKDIREWPLADLRASIGYVEQDAPVLSGTLRENLVFAAPDASEEQIRDVLVRARLDALVDRLPDGLETVVGHRGSKLSGGERQRVAIARALLRRPRLLLLDEATSQLDAVNEMALRDVVAEVSREVTVLVVAHRLSTVTLADRIVVMDAGKVRAVGTHEELVASDPLYGELAATQFLATAR from the coding sequence GTGACCACCGCAGAAAGCGCAGAGAAGCCGCCCGTCAGACTCCCGGCCCGGGAGACATGGCGGGCCCTGTACGCACATTTCCGGCCGCACCGCTGGGTCGTCGCGCTCGGCGCGTCCCTGGCCCTGGTGGGCACTGTGACCGCTCTCGCCCAGCCGCTCGCCGCCAAGTCCCTGGTCGACAAGCTCGGCCGGGACGAGTCGATCACCGGCGTCCTGCTGCTGCTCACCGGTCTGGTGGTGCTCGGCACGGCCATCGAGGCGGTGGGCACGTACATCCTGGAGCGCACCGCCGAGTCCGTGGTCCTTGCCGCCCGCCGCTCACTGATCGGGCGGCTGCTGCGGCTGCGGCTGTCCGAGGTGGAGCGCACCCAGCCCGGCGATCTGATGTCCCGGGTGACCTCCGACACCACGCTGCTGCGTGCGGTGACCACCCAGTCGATCGTTTCGGCGGCGACCGGCGGGCTCGCCTTCCTCGCCACGATCGTGATGATGGGGCTGATGGACGCGGTGCTGCTGGGCGTCACGCTCGGCGTGATCGTGCTGATCGGCGGCTGTGTGGGCCTGCTGATGCCGAAGATCGCGCAGGCGACGAAGCGTTCGCAGGAGGCGGTCGGCGAGATATCCACCGTGCTGGAGCGGGCCTTCGGGGCCTTTCGTACGGTCAAGGCTTCCGGCGCCGAGGAGCGCGAGACGGAGGTCGTGTCCAAGGCGGCGCGCGAGGCGTGGCGGCACGGCGTACGGTCCGCGAAGTGGCAGTCGGCGGCCTGGTCGTCGGTGGGCCTGGCCGTGCAGGTGTCGTTCCTGGCGGTACTGGGAATCGGCGGTGCGCGGGTCGCCTCGGGCGCGATCTCCGTCTCGACGCTGGTGGCCTTCCTGCTGTTTCTCTTCTATCTGATCGACCCGGTGTCGAAGCTGGTGGAGGCCGCCTCGCAGTACCAGGTGGGGTCGGCGGCGATCGCGCGGATCGTGGAGGCGGAGCGGCTGGAGACGGAGGCGCTCTCGCCTCCGCAGGGCGCCTGGGGAACGGGGCCCGCGGCGGTCGTGTTCAAGGACGTCGCCTTCCGCTACCGGGACGATCTTCCCTTTGTCCATCAGGGCGTCTCGTTCGAGGTGCCCGGCGCCGGAATGACGGCCTTCGTCGGCCCGTCGGGCGCGGGCAAGACGACGGTCTTCGGGCTGATCGAGCGCTTCTACGAGGCTGACGGCGGCCGGATCACGGTGGACGGCAAGGACATACGGGAATGGCCGCTCGCCGATCTCCGGGCCTCGATCGGTTATGTCGAGCAGGACGCTCCGGTGCTGTCGGGGACGCTGCGCGAGAACCTGGTCTTCGCGGCGCCGGACGCGAGCGAGGAGCAGATCCGGGACGTTCTCGTGCGCGCGAGGCTCGACGCTCTGGTGGACCGGCTGCCGGACGGTCTCGAGACGGTTGTGGGGCACCGCGGTTCCAAGCTCTCGGGCGGCGAGCGGCAGCGGGTGGCGATCGCGCGGGCGCTGCTGCGGCGCCCGCGGCTGCTGCTTCTGGACGAGGCGACCTCGCAGCTGGACGCGGTCAACGAGATGGCTCTGCGGGATGTGGTCGCCGAGGTGTCGCGCGAGGTGACGGTGCTCGTGGTCGCCCACCGGCTGTCGACGGTGACCCTGGCGGACCGGATCGTGGTGATGGACGCGGGGAAGGTACGGGCAGTGGGGACGCACGAAGAGCTGGTGGCGTCGGATCCGTTGTACGGGGAGCTGGCCGCGACGCAGTTCCTGGCGACGGCGCGCTGA